The following coding sequences are from one Paraburkholderia caballeronis window:
- a CDS encoding BON domain-containing protein, whose amino-acid sequence MQNSKLITAVLAAALLAAASAYAQESSDATQSPPPLQKKVLRAQNRQTEHAVRKALTATKGLNSSGVVVLAKNGAVTLEGSVPEESQIALAQNAAQGVAQAKSVTNRLTVKEPGN is encoded by the coding sequence ATGCAAAACTCGAAACTCATTACTGCGGTTCTTGCGGCCGCCCTGCTCGCCGCCGCTTCTGCGTATGCGCAAGAAAGCAGCGACGCGACCCAGTCGCCCCCGCCACTGCAGAAGAAGGTTCTGCGAGCGCAGAACCGGCAGACCGAGCACGCCGTTCGCAAGGCGCTGACCGCGACGAAGGGACTAAATTCGTCAGGTGTCGTCGTCCTTGCGAAGAACGGCGCCGTCACGCTCGAAGGCAGTGTTCCGGAAGAATCGCAGATTGCCCTTGCCCAGAATGCGGCACAGGGCGTCGCGCAGGCAAAGTCCGTCACGAATCGACTGACGGTGAAAGAGCCGGGTAACTAA
- a CDS encoding alkene reductase: MSDVLFKPLQLGRLHLPHRVVMAPLTRSRAGQPGNIPTLMNVEYYRQRASAALIVAEATQISQQGQGYAWTPGIHSPGQIEGWRAVSDAVHAEAGKIYLQLWHVGRVSHPVFQPGQRLPVAPTAMEVPGQTFIVDKEGNGLWAPIPVPRELTTAEVTAIVKDYRGAARNAMAAGMDGVEIHAGNGYLLDQFINSNSNRRTDAYGGSIENRTRLLLEVVDAVAEQVGAVNVGVRLTPMGRFLGMGDESPEATFGYIARRLNDWGLAYLHLVEPAIVGTVRDEQYDPRWDGIIKQLRDTFNGVLMLAGGYTPDSARLAIESGRADLIAFGRPFIANPDLPGRLRRHLPLTEADPSTFFGGGEKGYTDYRAFASSTN, from the coding sequence ATGTCCGACGTTCTTTTCAAGCCCCTTCAACTCGGCCGCCTGCATCTTCCGCATCGCGTGGTCATGGCACCACTCACACGCTCGCGCGCAGGTCAACCAGGCAATATCCCGACCCTGATGAATGTGGAGTACTACCGGCAGCGCGCCAGCGCCGCATTGATCGTTGCGGAGGCTACGCAGATATCACAACAGGGCCAAGGCTATGCCTGGACACCGGGCATTCATAGCCCCGGCCAGATCGAAGGATGGCGCGCCGTGAGCGATGCAGTCCACGCGGAAGCCGGCAAGATTTATCTGCAACTCTGGCATGTTGGCCGAGTGTCGCATCCGGTCTTCCAGCCGGGTCAACGCCTTCCGGTCGCGCCGACTGCAATGGAAGTGCCCGGCCAGACGTTCATCGTCGATAAAGAGGGTAATGGCCTGTGGGCTCCCATTCCAGTGCCGCGGGAACTCACGACGGCAGAGGTCACGGCAATCGTGAAGGACTACCGTGGCGCCGCACGTAACGCGATGGCCGCCGGAATGGACGGAGTGGAAATTCACGCTGGCAACGGCTATCTGCTGGACCAGTTCATCAACAGCAACAGCAATCGACGCACCGATGCATACGGCGGCAGCATCGAAAACCGAACGAGACTGCTCCTTGAAGTCGTAGACGCAGTCGCCGAACAAGTCGGTGCGGTCAACGTAGGCGTGCGTCTAACGCCGATGGGTCGGTTCCTCGGCATGGGGGACGAAAGCCCCGAAGCAACGTTCGGTTATATTGCGCGCCGTCTGAACGACTGGGGCCTAGCGTATCTGCATCTCGTGGAGCCTGCGATCGTCGGCACGGTCCGAGACGAACAGTACGACCCGCGGTGGGACGGCATCATCAAGCAGCTGCGCGACACGTTCAACGGTGTACTGATGCTTGCCGGCGGATATACACCGGACTCGGCGAGGCTGGCGATAGAGAGCGGACGCGCAGACCTGATCGCATTCGGCCGCCCGTTCATCGCGAACCCCGACTTGCCAGGCAGGCTGCGCCGGCATCTGCCGCTCACAGAAGCTGATCCTAGCACTTTTTTTGGTGGCGGTGAGAAGGGTTATACCGACTACCGCGCTTTCGCCTCTTCGACGAACTGA
- a CDS encoding ATP-binding protein, whose amino-acid sequence MFIIGRLQIIEERREILRDGMPVKVGSRAFDLLWLLIQERGRVVSQKEILERVWPGVVVEENNIQVQIAFLRKLLGPDRSAIRTVPGRGYLLVGANGEETQALSHSYRIPDNGAASAGTSATLFGHGADSAIIEMLRVSPIVTLVGPPGAGKSCIARRVFQHVRSKFADGAVAITLSTATAGSVIPALVADTLGLAREFTQALMVDDVVASLAGRQVLLFLDDCEHVVDAAAEFAELLVESNTSIRILCTSREGLRAKSEAIFKVSGLELPDETALGESLANAEAVRLFIARARTVDPMFPDDAASLPRIATICRRLDGNPLAIELAASRAATLGMQVVEDQMHDRFAVLTGGSRNAPERHRSLKGAYDWSYRLLNEHEQVLFRNTSTLDAPFSFDDILRLGAALRLSETATIESLCGLIAKSLVTRQADGEHFGMLESARAYALYQHTANEEASAAQSLMVALAPPVSLSTQEETSPLLAD is encoded by the coding sequence ATGTTCATTATCGGAAGACTTCAGATCATCGAGGAGCGCCGGGAAATCCTGCGCGATGGAATGCCAGTCAAGGTCGGAAGTCGTGCGTTCGATCTGCTTTGGCTGCTGATTCAGGAACGGGGACGCGTTGTCAGCCAGAAGGAAATCCTTGAGCGTGTATGGCCCGGCGTCGTGGTGGAAGAAAACAACATCCAAGTACAGATCGCCTTCCTGCGAAAGCTGTTGGGTCCCGACAGGTCCGCAATCCGGACCGTTCCCGGCCGAGGTTACCTGCTGGTAGGTGCAAACGGTGAAGAAACCCAAGCACTTTCACATTCGTATCGCATTCCGGACAATGGCGCCGCGTCAGCCGGCACATCGGCAACGCTGTTCGGCCACGGCGCCGATTCCGCCATCATAGAGATGCTCCGCGTCTCGCCGATCGTGACATTAGTTGGCCCTCCGGGGGCCGGCAAGTCGTGCATCGCCCGGAGGGTTTTTCAACACGTCCGCTCGAAGTTCGCCGACGGGGCCGTCGCCATTACGCTGTCGACTGCAACGGCCGGCTCGGTCATCCCCGCGCTGGTAGCCGACACCCTTGGGCTCGCAAGGGAATTCACGCAAGCGCTGATGGTCGACGATGTCGTAGCGTCACTCGCGGGCCGGCAGGTGCTTCTGTTCCTTGACGACTGCGAGCACGTCGTCGATGCGGCAGCGGAATTTGCGGAACTGCTCGTCGAAAGCAACACGTCGATCCGGATACTTTGCACGAGTCGAGAAGGCTTGCGAGCGAAGAGCGAGGCGATATTCAAGGTGTCCGGGTTGGAACTGCCAGATGAGACGGCGCTTGGCGAATCTCTCGCCAACGCGGAGGCCGTTAGACTTTTCATCGCGCGGGCGCGAACCGTCGATCCGATGTTTCCAGACGACGCGGCTTCGCTCCCGCGTATCGCTACGATTTGCCGCCGGCTCGATGGAAACCCGCTCGCCATCGAACTAGCAGCATCGCGTGCTGCCACGCTGGGTATGCAGGTAGTCGAGGACCAGATGCACGACCGCTTCGCGGTGCTGACCGGCGGTAGCAGGAATGCGCCGGAGCGCCACCGGTCGTTAAAGGGTGCGTACGACTGGAGTTATCGCCTGCTGAACGAGCACGAACAGGTGTTGTTTCGCAATACGAGCACCTTGGACGCCCCGTTTAGTTTCGATGATATTCTGCGGTTGGGAGCAGCATTGCGACTGAGCGAGACCGCAACGATCGAGTCGTTGTGCGGCCTGATTGCGAAATCTCTCGTTACCCGGCAGGCAGACGGCGAGCATTTCGGCATGCTGGAATCGGCCCGCGCCTATGCGTTGTACCAGCACACCGCCAACGAGGAAGCATCGGCTGCACAGTCGCTCATGGTGGCGTTGGCCCCGCCGGTGTCGTTGTCGACTCAGGAAGAGACATCACCTTTGCTGGCCGATTGA
- a CDS encoding efflux transporter outer membrane subunit has protein sequence MNRLSCAARLRLLVGFSVNVWLAACSLAPDYEVSAVPIAEQYRATSPWIAAVPADRISRDDWWTMYDDPQLDELEVRLLRNNADLQAAFAHYDAARAYVGEATAGLYPQVTAVVAPQRNRQSDTRPLRAGGPDDYTSVTIGAQINYDVDLWNRVRDSVTASKADAQSAQADFASVQLSLQAQLAEDYVRLRGFDQQTALLEQTVDAYAKAVRLTETLHSGGIVTGLDVSRAQTQLASAKSQLEQNVAQRTSMEHAIAVLVGASASQFTLPRKTSSIGIPVVPVGVPSELLQRRPDIAAAERRVAAANARIGVARAAFFPALTLSAQGGVQSSAYSAVMSAPSLFWTVGPQLAQYIFDGGLRRAQLDEAKAAENEAAARYRGVVLSAFQQVEDGLSQISDLGTALADQHAAAAAAQRSLDLALSQYGHGAVGYLDVVQAQTAALESRRSEFDLQTRQLDANVQLVRALGGGWLATSPTSRTM, from the coding sequence ATGAATAGGCTGTCCTGTGCTGCGCGCCTTCGCCTTTTGGTAGGTTTCAGTGTGAACGTGTGGTTGGCTGCGTGCTCGCTCGCTCCCGATTACGAGGTATCGGCCGTGCCAATAGCGGAGCAGTATCGCGCGACCAGCCCGTGGATCGCGGCCGTGCCCGCGGACCGCATCAGCCGCGACGATTGGTGGACGATGTACGACGACCCGCAACTCGACGAACTGGAAGTGCGCCTGCTGCGCAACAACGCCGACCTTCAGGCTGCGTTCGCACATTACGACGCCGCGCGGGCTTATGTCGGCGAGGCGACGGCGGGACTCTATCCGCAGGTGACAGCCGTCGTCGCGCCACAGCGCAATAGGCAATCGGATACGCGCCCGCTGCGCGCGGGCGGTCCCGACGACTACACATCGGTCACGATTGGAGCGCAAATCAATTACGACGTCGACCTGTGGAACCGCGTCCGCGACTCGGTGACGGCCAGCAAGGCCGACGCGCAAAGTGCACAGGCCGACTTCGCGTCGGTACAACTGAGCTTGCAGGCGCAATTGGCGGAGGACTATGTCCGGCTGAGGGGCTTCGATCAGCAAACGGCGTTGTTGGAACAAACTGTCGATGCGTACGCGAAGGCCGTGCGGTTGACCGAGACGTTGCATAGCGGTGGCATTGTGACCGGGCTGGACGTTTCGCGGGCACAGACGCAGCTTGCGTCTGCGAAATCGCAGCTTGAGCAGAACGTCGCGCAACGCACGTCGATGGAACATGCGATCGCAGTTCTCGTCGGAGCATCGGCATCGCAATTCACCTTGCCTCGAAAGACATCATCGATCGGAATTCCGGTCGTGCCGGTGGGCGTTCCCTCCGAACTACTGCAGCGCCGGCCGGACATCGCGGCCGCGGAGCGACGGGTCGCGGCCGCTAATGCGAGGATAGGGGTTGCACGCGCCGCCTTTTTTCCCGCGCTTACCCTGAGTGCGCAGGGCGGCGTGCAGAGCAGCGCCTATTCGGCGGTAATGTCTGCGCCCAGTCTGTTTTGGACTGTCGGACCCCAGCTCGCCCAGTATATTTTTGACGGCGGTCTGCGCCGTGCTCAACTGGATGAAGCGAAGGCTGCCGAAAATGAAGCTGCCGCCCGCTATCGAGGCGTCGTCCTTTCCGCCTTCCAGCAGGTGGAGGACGGCCTGTCACAAATATCGGATCTTGGGACTGCGTTGGCCGACCAGCATGCGGCCGCCGCCGCGGCGCAACGTTCGCTCGATCTAGCGCTGTCGCAATACGGCCACGGAGCGGTGGGTTACCTCGACGTGGTGCAGGCCCAAACGGCAGCGTTGGAATCCCGGCGCAGCGAGTTCGACCTCCAGACTCGGCAACTGGACGCGAACGTACAGCTTGTTCGGGCTCTTGGAGGCGGCTGGTTGGCGACCTCGCCAACCAGCCGGACGATGTAG
- a CDS encoding efflux RND transporter periplasmic adaptor subunit — protein MSSEPVQTYYVRRPARSRTLLALIVGFMGIAIVVISCFLVRASESRKLNEWTDKQAIPTVTEIAPARASGGPILTLPSRLEAYSRAPIFARVPGYLKSWNVDIGATVKAGQLMGMIETPELDQQLMQARADLASARASERLAALTANRWQAMAGTDAVAQQDVDERTSDWTAKKAVVAAAAANVDRLVALKGFARIVAPFDGVVTARMTDIGALINAGNGGAGSELFEVSDVRQLRVYARVPQNYARQISDGTTATLTVPEYAGKTFSARVVAQAGAVDSGSGTTLVQLFVDNRDEKLMPGGYASLQFGLPQSATGVRIPASALVFDERGLQVAVIGRDDKVFFRRVSIARDFGDSVEIASGLRTSDRVIDTPPDGLAQGDAVHIAKAIAREGSHE, from the coding sequence ATGTCGTCTGAACCAGTTCAAACGTATTACGTGCGCAGGCCGGCTCGTAGCCGCACGCTGCTCGCGCTGATAGTGGGCTTCATGGGAATCGCTATCGTGGTCATATCGTGCTTTCTCGTGCGCGCCAGTGAGTCACGAAAACTGAACGAGTGGACCGATAAGCAGGCGATTCCTACCGTGACGGAAATTGCTCCGGCGCGGGCGTCCGGCGGCCCGATTCTTACGCTGCCGTCGCGGCTGGAGGCTTATTCGCGTGCGCCGATCTTCGCACGAGTGCCCGGCTACCTGAAATCGTGGAACGTAGACATCGGCGCGACCGTCAAAGCGGGACAGTTGATGGGCATGATCGAAACGCCGGAACTGGACCAGCAACTCATGCAGGCGAGAGCTGATCTTGCGAGCGCGCGAGCTTCAGAGAGACTGGCGGCGCTCACGGCGAATCGCTGGCAGGCCATGGCGGGCACGGATGCCGTCGCGCAGCAGGACGTCGACGAGCGCACCAGTGACTGGACAGCCAAAAAAGCGGTGGTCGCGGCGGCCGCGGCGAACGTCGACCGGCTCGTGGCTCTCAAAGGCTTTGCAAGAATCGTCGCGCCGTTCGATGGGGTCGTCACCGCGCGTATGACGGACATCGGTGCCTTGATCAATGCGGGCAACGGTGGGGCCGGCAGTGAGCTTTTTGAGGTGTCCGACGTGCGGCAACTGCGTGTCTATGCGAGGGTTCCGCAGAACTACGCGCGTCAGATTTCGGACGGCACAACCGCGACGCTGACGGTGCCCGAATATGCAGGCAAAACGTTTAGCGCGCGCGTGGTTGCACAGGCAGGTGCGGTCGATTCCGGTTCGGGCACGACGCTTGTTCAGCTGTTCGTTGATAATCGCGACGAAAAGCTGATGCCGGGCGGCTACGCGAGCTTGCAATTTGGTTTGCCGCAATCGGCCACAGGCGTTCGCATTCCGGCGAGTGCGCTGGTGTTCGATGAGCGCGGCTTGCAGGTTGCCGTCATTGGGCGCGACGACAAGGTGTTTTTTCGCCGGGTGAGCATTGCGCGCGATTTCGGCGACTCGGTAGAAATCGCGTCGGGCCTGAGAACGTCGGACCGTGTTATCGATACGCCGCCCGACGGCCTCGCGCAAGGGGACGCGGTCCATATCGCGAAGGCTATTGCGCGTGAGGGATCTCATGAATAG
- a CDS encoding efflux RND transporter permease subunit, with amino-acid sequence MIRLVHIALRRPYTFVVLAIAICFVGPLSAVRMPTDIFPDIRIPVISVVWQYTGLPPDQMAGRITSQFERSVTTTVNDVQHIEAQSLVGYGIVKIFFQPGVNISAANAQVTAIAQTQLRQLPPGTTPPLILNYNASTVPIIQLAMSGKGLSEQNLGDIGLNQLRPALTTVEGAAVPYPFGGKTRQVQIDVDPAALHAYGLSAQDVANALAAQNLITPVGTAKFGQHEYTIQLNDAVAAIEALGDLPIKAVNGATVYIRDVANVRDGSPPQSNIVHVNGHRSVLLSVLKNGSASTLGIISGIKRRVEESRAALPDNLRIDPIGDQSLFVRAAITGVAREAVIAAALTSLMILLFLGSWRSTVIIATSIPLAILGSITALSVLGETMNIMTLGGLALAVGILVDDATVTIENINWHLEQGKPVEQSILDGAAQIVTPAFVSLLCICIVFVPMFFLDGVARFLFVPMAEAVIFAMVSSFILSRTLVPTMANYLLKPHSTDEAGTSHPSHRHSNELVRFQKRFEASFERLRAGYHGVLEQTLANRRAFLLTFVGFVALSFCFVPFLGRTFFPTVDSGQILMHVRAPVGERVERTASLFAGVEASIRRTIPPRDLGTIVDNIGLPVSGINTAYNNTGTVGSQDGDIQVELKEGHDPTADYVHKLRERLPREYPGMVFSFPPADIISQILNFGSPAPIDLQVRGNDLAGNFRYIDRVLRDIRRVPGVVDAHIQQSQANPTFNVDVDRTRAQLVGVTERDVTNSMVVNLAGSSQVAPTFWLNNSNGVSYPIVLQTPQYSVDSLAALENLPVTASQAQSEQVLGGLATFGRSHGNLVFSQYNIQPVVEIFASTQDRDLGAVTKDIERVIARYSTSVPKGSTVLLLGQVKTMNSAFAGLLFGLVGAIVLIYLLTVVNFQSWADPFVIVSALPAALAGIVWMLFVTHTTLSVPALTGAIMCMGVATANSILIVSFCRERLAAHGDAVRAALEAGMARFRPVLMTALSMIIGMAPMALALGEGGEQNAPLGRAVIGGLMFATTASLLFVPVFFSIVHSRPPRAVTQATVSGGTAHVV; translated from the coding sequence ATGATTCGCCTCGTACACATTGCGCTGCGACGTCCTTATACATTCGTTGTACTTGCAATTGCTATTTGCTTCGTCGGGCCGCTCAGTGCGGTAAGAATGCCGACAGACATTTTTCCCGACATACGCATCCCCGTCATCAGCGTGGTGTGGCAGTACACCGGATTGCCGCCCGACCAGATGGCCGGACGCATCACGTCGCAGTTCGAGCGTTCGGTCACCACGACAGTGAACGACGTCCAGCACATCGAAGCGCAGTCTCTTGTGGGCTACGGCATCGTTAAGATCTTCTTCCAGCCGGGTGTCAACATCAGCGCAGCAAACGCGCAGGTCACGGCCATCGCGCAGACCCAATTGCGGCAACTGCCGCCCGGAACCACGCCGCCGTTGATCTTGAATTACAACGCATCGACCGTGCCAATCATCCAGCTCGCCATGTCCGGAAAGGGACTATCCGAGCAGAATCTCGGCGATATCGGCTTGAACCAGCTTCGTCCGGCGCTTACCACCGTCGAAGGCGCGGCTGTGCCTTATCCTTTTGGCGGTAAGACGCGTCAGGTGCAAATCGATGTCGATCCGGCAGCGCTGCACGCATATGGACTTTCTGCGCAGGACGTTGCGAACGCACTCGCGGCGCAAAATCTGATCACGCCGGTTGGCACCGCGAAATTCGGTCAACACGAGTACACGATCCAGTTAAACGACGCTGTAGCGGCCATCGAGGCTCTTGGCGATCTCCCGATCAAGGCTGTCAACGGGGCGACCGTGTATATCCGCGATGTCGCGAACGTGCGCGACGGCAGCCCACCTCAAAGCAACATCGTGCATGTGAACGGCCACCGCTCGGTGCTTCTTTCGGTACTGAAGAACGGCTCAGCATCCACGCTCGGCATCATTTCCGGAATCAAGCGGCGTGTCGAGGAGTCGCGCGCGGCACTGCCCGACAACCTTCGGATCGATCCGATTGGCGACCAGTCGCTGTTCGTGCGGGCCGCCATCACCGGTGTTGCGCGCGAAGCGGTAATCGCCGCGGCGCTGACGAGCCTGATGATCCTACTGTTTCTCGGCAGTTGGCGGTCCACCGTGATCATCGCGACTTCCATTCCACTCGCCATTCTCGGGTCCATCACTGCGCTCTCTGTGCTCGGAGAGACGATGAACATCATGACGCTCGGCGGGCTTGCGCTTGCCGTGGGCATACTCGTCGACGACGCAACGGTGACGATCGAGAACATTAACTGGCATCTCGAACAGGGCAAGCCGGTCGAGCAGTCGATTCTTGACGGCGCCGCGCAGATCGTGACGCCCGCGTTCGTGTCGCTGCTATGCATCTGCATCGTCTTCGTGCCGATGTTCTTTCTCGACGGCGTTGCGCGCTTCCTGTTCGTGCCGATGGCGGAGGCCGTGATCTTCGCCATGGTGTCGTCATTCATCCTGTCCCGCACGCTAGTTCCGACGATGGCGAACTATCTGCTGAAGCCGCATAGCACCGATGAAGCGGGCACGAGCCACCCGAGCCACCGTCATTCGAACGAGCTTGTTCGTTTTCAGAAGCGATTCGAGGCGAGTTTCGAGCGTTTGCGCGCCGGCTACCATGGCGTATTGGAGCAGACGCTCGCTAACCGACGGGCCTTTCTGCTGACCTTTGTGGGGTTCGTGGCACTGTCGTTTTGCTTCGTGCCGTTTCTCGGACGCACCTTCTTTCCCACTGTCGATTCGGGGCAGATTCTCATGCATGTACGCGCTCCCGTTGGCGAGCGGGTGGAGCGGACCGCTAGTCTTTTCGCCGGTGTGGAGGCCTCGATTCGCCGAACCATTCCACCTCGAGACCTCGGTACCATAGTGGACAACATCGGCCTGCCCGTCAGCGGCATCAATACGGCGTACAACAACACCGGCACAGTTGGTTCACAGGACGGCGACATTCAGGTTGAGTTGAAGGAGGGGCATGATCCGACTGCAGATTATGTTCATAAGCTGAGAGAGCGGTTGCCTCGCGAGTATCCCGGCATGGTGTTTTCGTTTCCGCCAGCTGACATCATCAGTCAGATCCTGAATTTCGGTTCGCCTGCACCGATCGATCTGCAGGTTCGAGGAAACGACCTGGCCGGCAACTTCCGCTATATCGACCGTGTGTTGCGCGACATCCGGCGCGTACCCGGGGTGGTGGACGCCCATATCCAGCAATCGCAGGCAAATCCGACGTTCAACGTCGATGTGGACCGCACCCGCGCACAGCTTGTCGGCGTCACCGAGCGGGACGTGACCAACAGCATGGTGGTGAATCTCGCGGGCTCGAGCCAAGTGGCGCCGACCTTCTGGCTGAACAACTCGAATGGCGTGTCCTATCCGATCGTGTTGCAAACGCCTCAGTACAGCGTGGATTCGCTAGCGGCGCTGGAGAACCTGCCGGTCACTGCGTCCCAGGCACAGAGCGAACAGGTGCTGGGCGGCCTTGCCACGTTCGGGCGTAGCCACGGAAACCTGGTATTCAGTCAGTACAACATACAGCCCGTGGTGGAGATATTCGCGTCGACGCAGGATCGTGACCTCGGCGCAGTGACGAAGGACATCGAACGCGTCATCGCGCGCTACTCGACGTCGGTGCCGAAAGGATCAACGGTGTTGTTGCTCGGTCAGGTGAAAACGATGAACAGCGCGTTCGCAGGCCTGCTGTTTGGTCTGGTCGGCGCGATCGTGTTGATCTATCTGCTGACCGTCGTGAACTTCCAGTCTTGGGCGGATCCGTTCGTGATCGTGTCGGCGCTGCCAGCGGCGCTTGCCGGCATCGTCTGGATGCTGTTCGTGACACATACCACGCTGTCGGTTCCCGCGCTGACCGGGGCGATCATGTGCATGGGAGTAGCGACGGCGAACTCCATTCTCATCGTCAGTTTTTGCCGAGAACGCCTCGCCGCGCACGGCGACGCAGTGCGCGCCGCGCTGGAGGCTGGAATGGCACGGTTCAGGCCGGTACTGATGACCGCACTGTCGATGATCATCGGCATGGCGCCGATGGCACTGGCGCTCGGCGAAGGCGGCGAGCAGAACGCGCCGCTCGGCCGCGCCGTTATCGGCGGCCTTATGTTCGCGACCACGGCATCGCTTCTTTTCGTGCCAGTGTTTTTCAGCATTGTTCATTCACGCCCGCCGCGTGCCGTTACGCAGGCAACCGTATCTGGAGGTACCGCTCATGTCGTCTGA
- a CDS encoding response regulator transcription factor yields the protein MPIQPVVSIVDDDVNFCIATAGFVRSFGCDVRTFDSASSFLRSGLAARPACLISDIRMPKMSGIELHERLLSLGYAIPVILVTAAETPDTLARARRNGVLAIFPKPFDPTEMQYWLSRALAGDPGFSS from the coding sequence TTGCCTATCCAGCCCGTCGTTTCGATTGTCGATGACGATGTAAATTTCTGCATCGCAACGGCCGGTTTCGTCCGATCGTTCGGCTGCGACGTCCGCACTTTCGACTCGGCGAGCAGTTTCCTTCGGTCAGGACTTGCTGCCCGCCCGGCCTGCCTGATTTCCGACATTCGGATGCCGAAGATGTCGGGCATAGAACTGCACGAACGGCTGCTGAGCCTTGGCTATGCGATTCCCGTGATTTTGGTCACCGCTGCGGAAACCCCGGACACGCTGGCGCGTGCCCGGCGCAATGGCGTGCTCGCCATCTTTCCGAAGCCTTTCGATCCCACCGAAATGCAATATTGGCTGAGCCGGGCGTTAGCGGGCGATCCTGGATTTTCGTCCTAA
- a CDS encoding alpha/beta fold hydrolase — protein sequence MTNHTATDTDTAPVVHHTVTANGIRQHYLDAGTGPAVVLLHGFPETSIAWRHQIGVLAQQYRVIAPDLRGYGATEKPASGYDKRNMALDIACLLDELRIDRIALVGHDRGARVATRFAKDHSRRLVRLAVLDNVPTRMIARRMNADTARAYWFFLFHLVPDLPEALIEGKVPQWLRYFFSDWCYNPHAIDCETFAQYVEAYQSPGALRGAMSDYRANAADVAQDLIDADVKISCPTMAIWGEEFHAVGQMFDMKAVWDEMAMNLRAEPISRCGHLPHEEQPDRVNELLLDFLSPWKE from the coding sequence ATGACAAACCATACCGCCACCGACACCGACACCGCTCCAGTCGTCCATCACACGGTCACCGCCAATGGCATACGCCAGCACTATCTCGACGCGGGAACTGGCCCCGCCGTCGTTCTTCTGCATGGCTTTCCAGAAACCAGCATAGCGTGGCGCCATCAGATTGGCGTGCTCGCTCAGCAATACCGCGTGATCGCACCGGATCTGCGCGGCTACGGGGCGACGGAAAAGCCGGCGAGCGGCTATGACAAGCGCAATATGGCGCTCGATATAGCGTGCCTGCTGGACGAGCTCCGTATAGATCGGATCGCCCTCGTCGGCCACGACCGCGGCGCACGGGTCGCCACGCGCTTTGCCAAGGATCATTCGCGGCGTCTCGTCCGGCTGGCGGTGCTCGACAACGTGCCGACCCGCATGATAGCCCGGCGGATGAATGCCGATACGGCGCGTGCGTACTGGTTCTTTCTGTTTCATCTAGTTCCGGATCTTCCCGAAGCGCTGATCGAGGGCAAAGTGCCCCAGTGGCTCCGCTACTTCTTCTCGGACTGGTGCTATAACCCCCACGCAATCGACTGCGAGACGTTCGCTCAGTATGTCGAAGCTTATCAGAGCCCCGGGGCTCTGCGCGGCGCGATGTCTGACTACCGGGCCAACGCAGCGGACGTCGCGCAGGACCTGATCGACGCGGACGTAAAGATCTCATGTCCAACGATGGCCATCTGGGGCGAGGAATTCCACGCCGTAGGCCAGATGTTCGACATGAAGGCTGTATGGGACGAGATGGCAATGAACCTCAGGGCTGAACCGATTTCCCGATGTGGGCACCTCCCGCATGAGGAACAACCGGATCGGGTCAACGAACTGCTGCTGGATTTCCTGTCGCCCTGGAAGGAATGA